In Candidatus Hydrogenedens sp., one genomic interval encodes:
- a CDS encoding tetratricopeptide repeat protein translates to MRLSFLYFNTFLLLVYLFLSPIIFSDVSLEDLVKQKQNTVLLINCIDNDGNIIQGSGFCISPDGYVLATAHQVKDVKEIEGKTINGNVFPLKVEYISEDKDISVLKSQQNFQSWVDIFNTETVNAGASIFTLASPDNLAFSVITGTVSNPNRIYKGNKVYQLTLYADPGASGAPVFNKEGIFIGMIIGKLEGTAFSLAISSKEIENFLEKTPMYKRYNNRIETNKNQLIETEIIPLPDIDPTILSAIEAYNRGVNTNDIKKKFEYYKKSAQLFPEFFEAWFNLGVVSELLGDLSTAEKAYKQAINTNSNSLEATRNLGRLLLKQNRLDEAKTIFEKAIELCSTCPQVYNDLGETFRRMNQFEQAEKYFNKAIDLDKEYALAYYNLGLIHLEREDEEKAIQYFQEYTKHTKENSDREKVSLWIEEMKKKKKIQ, encoded by the coding sequence ATGAGACTTTCTTTTTTATACTTTAATACTTTCCTTTTACTGGTATATCTATTTTTATCTCCTATTATTTTTTCAGATGTAAGTTTGGAAGATTTAGTCAAGCAAAAACAGAATACAGTGCTTCTAATTAACTGTATAGATAATGATGGTAATATCATTCAGGGAAGTGGTTTTTGTATCTCTCCAGATGGGTATGTTCTTGCTACAGCACATCAAGTAAAAGATGTTAAAGAAATAGAAGGGAAAACAATCAATGGAAATGTATTTCCATTGAAAGTAGAGTATATATCAGAAGACAAGGATATTTCTGTTTTAAAATCCCAGCAAAATTTTCAATCCTGGGTGGATATTTTTAATACAGAAACGGTTAATGCAGGAGCAAGTATATTTACATTGGCTTCACCCGATAATCTGGCTTTTTCAGTTATTACTGGAACAGTTTCCAATCCCAATCGTATCTATAAAGGGAACAAAGTTTATCAATTAACTTTATATGCAGACCCGGGTGCAAGTGGTGCTCCCGTTTTTAATAAAGAAGGTATTTTTATAGGAATGATTATAGGAAAATTGGAAGGAACTGCATTTTCATTGGCAATTTCGTCAAAAGAGATAGAAAACTTTTTAGAAAAGACGCCTATGTATAAAAGATATAATAATAGAATTGAAACAAATAAAAATCAATTGATAGAAACAGAAATTATTCCCTTACCGGATATAGACCCTACTATATTATCTGCAATAGAAGCATATAATAGAGGAGTAAACACGAATGATATAAAAAAGAAATTCGAATATTATAAAAAATCCGCACAATTATTCCCGGAATTCTTTGAAGCATGGTTTAATCTGGGGGTAGTATCCGAACTATTAGGTGATTTATCTACTGCAGAAAAGGCATATAAACAGGCAATAAATACAAATTCTAATTCATTAGAAGCAACAAGAAATTTAGGACGTTTATTGTTGAAACAAAATCGATTAGATGAAGCGAAAACCATTTTTGAAAAGGCAATTGAGTTATGTTCTACATGTCCACAGGTGTATAATGATTTGGGAGAAACATTTAGAAGAATGAATCAATTTGAACAGGCAGAAAAATACTTTAATAAGGCGATTGATTTAGATAAGGAATATGCTTTAGCGTATTATAATCTCGGGTTAATACACCTGGAAAGGGAAGATGAAGAAAAGGCTATCCAATATTTTCAGGAATATACAAAACACACCAAAGAAAATTCAGACAGGGAGAAAGTTTCTTTATGGATAGAAGAGATGAAGAAAAAAAAGAAGATACAGTAA
- a CDS encoding serine/threonine-protein kinase — MDRRDEEKKEDTVIEDSQIPKKIGKYEIIREIGKGAMGIVYEGYDPIIKRKVAIKTARKDLSVSASIADEIFIRFSREAVMAGQIQHPNVVTIYDMGEEEGLAYIVMEYIEGEDLKSLISKKKIWSMEEIIKVANATCSALNETHKHKIVHRDIKPSNILITKDGNIKLTDFGVARLPDSTLTQEGTLIGTPHYMSPEQFTGGKVDGKSDQFSLAVVLYELITGEKPFVGDTLNVIMHKVLRSQPLPPSDLNIRVPKELDSVIMKAMSKNPDERYENMEEFSKALNNAINKTEKKDNGQAISEAPTMLADESIGKKTDEELDKIHDNIRMKQKFVAIIGIILIAIGVILGIVYSYSTGKENATGNNVNTKINEPYFGKAIFNIWQAEDNEAYEDFQNYLDLKRISDKISPFEGTVELEIKDQTGEVVYKNEKYSTGETAQFQGKPDSISWTVRRGNDTLTGELPPVIKPKEPGETIAKHILLPPIKR, encoded by the coding sequence ATGGATAGAAGAGATGAAGAAAAAAAAGAAGATACAGTAATTGAAGATTCTCAAATACCCAAGAAAATTGGGAAATATGAAATAATCCGAGAAATTGGTAAAGGGGCGATGGGTATTGTGTATGAAGGATATGACCCTATTATTAAAAGGAAAGTGGCAATTAAAACAGCACGGAAAGACCTATCGGTAAGCGCCAGTATTGCAGACGAAATATTTATTCGATTTTCACGCGAAGCCGTTATGGCAGGTCAAATACAACATCCCAATGTAGTAACTATTTATGATATGGGCGAGGAAGAGGGGTTAGCTTATATTGTGATGGAGTATATTGAAGGTGAGGATTTAAAATCATTGATAAGTAAAAAGAAAATATGGTCTATGGAAGAAATTATTAAAGTAGCGAATGCTACATGTAGTGCACTAAATGAGACTCATAAGCACAAAATAGTCCATAGGGATATCAAACCGTCAAATATATTAATAACGAAGGATGGGAATATAAAACTTACAGATTTTGGAGTTGCTCGACTTCCGGATTCTACTCTTACTCAAGAAGGGACATTAATCGGTACTCCACATTATATGAGTCCGGAACAATTTACGGGTGGGAAGGTAGATGGAAAATCCGACCAATTTTCTCTGGCTGTAGTTTTGTATGAACTTATAACAGGAGAAAAACCATTTGTTGGAGATACTTTGAATGTAATTATGCATAAAGTATTAAGAAGCCAACCCCTGCCTCCTTCTGATTTGAATATACGAGTTCCAAAAGAATTAGACAGCGTTATTATGAAGGCTATGAGTAAAAATCCCGATGAACGATATGAAAATATGGAGGAATTTTCAAAAGCCCTTAATAATGCTATAAACAAAACAGAGAAGAAAGATAATGGCCAGGCCATATCAGAAGCACCTACTATGTTGGCAGATGAAAGTATCGGTAAGAAAACAGATGAAGAACTGGATAAAATTCATGACAATATCAGAATGAAACAAAAGTTTGTGGCTATTATAGGAATTATATTAATAGCAATCGGTGTAATTTTGGGAATTGTTTATTCTTATTCGACTGGAAAAGAGAATGCTACAGGAAATAATGTTAATACAAAAATAAACGAACCATATTTTGGGAAAGCAATATTTAATATCTGGCAGGCTGAAGATAATGAAGCCTATGAAGATTTTCAAAATTATCTGGATTTAAAGAGAATATCTGATAAAATTTCTCCTTTTGAAGGAACCGTCGAATTAGAGATAAAAGACCAAACAGGGGAAGTTGTGTATAAAAATGAAAAATATAGTACAGGGGAAACTGCACAATTTCAAGGAAAACCTGATTCAATTTCATGGACAGTTCGAAGGGGCAATGATACTTTAACAGGCGAATTACCTCCTGTAATAAAGCCAAAAGAACCCGGTGAAACAATTGCAAAACATATTCTTTTACCTCCCATTAAAAGATAA
- a CDS encoding DUF1731 domain-containing protein, whose amino-acid sequence ETGEKGNGFLSTLCENWEHSAQIAISSGIKTVFMRFGIIMGKDGGFLKRLMKIYRSGLGGVVGKRNAFLSWIAIEDLCNAVTFLLKQEHSQGPYNFVSPYPITQKEFCSILSKAVKRPAFFHIPPCFIRTFLGEMGRELFLTDQKVFPAKLLKEGFVFTFPHFAEYLEYLFKEPL is encoded by the coding sequence GAAACGGGAGAAAAAGGAAATGGTTTTTTGTCTACTCTTTGTGAAAATTGGGAACATTCTGCTCAAATAGCAATATCATCTGGTATTAAAACTGTTTTTATGCGTTTTGGTATCATAATGGGAAAAGATGGTGGTTTTTTAAAAAGACTAATGAAAATATATCGTTCAGGCTTAGGAGGTGTAGTTGGAAAGAGAAATGCATTTTTGAGTTGGATAGCCATAGAAGATTTGTGTAATGCTGTGACTTTTCTGTTAAAACAAGAACATTCTCAAGGTCCTTATAATTTTGTTTCACCATATCCCATTACGCAAAAAGAATTCTGTTCTATTTTATCAAAGGCTGTAAAGAGACCAGCATTTTTTCATATTCCACCTTGTTTTATAAGAACATTTTTAGGAGAAATGGGAAGGGAGTTGTTTTTAACAGACCAAAAAGTTTTCCCAGCCAAACTATTAAAGGAAGGTTTTGTTTTTACCTTTCCTCATTTTGCTGAATATCTTGAATATCTCTTTAAAGAACCCCTATAA
- a CDS encoding FlgT C-terminal domain-containing protein has protein sequence MRTRFFLVLHTIFLASILGTSAFAQTFVKNDKFPVFTAKDINGEEINLNNYIEKNEPVLVIFLFSPKAGEEMATKLSVLDLQFGGKKLEIIGIGCKENTEGLKQFANRLDLKFKIVSEQELSDKSWLSKVDVLPMILFVAPPSMVIERVLRGGGHQLSLLKETAEFFYRKKDLETASKMLDTSIPDEKTNASQELQELKGYILSEQGKIDEAEKEFGAINATAGLAKLAYMKGDYQKAIEYADQVPDDGYAQTIKGMALSKLGKTEEARAILQNNEGKIKYDWMKAENLNAQGRISQETGDDTKALQEFEQAVSLDPMNVVALSNKAVVHQKKGELDKAKEILTEAAKRGEDQVTQLLLQQITEQIQKNNDVERQKVIQEQISQLTTRFKELKESGVISGDTWDTKPPVIAFLKGNTVAQGLLLDRAGIDSAFQRELEKTVKNKLTPVQVVEREMLDKLLQELQLGSSDLASAETQRQLGKVLSARFLGFIEFASLGKSPMVYVRLVDTETTEIVGQCSSVINENDLITTIQKITEEMEQCFKETNRNVRGTVISVSDNSVTVNLGKNHGIKEGCVLTILRQGEPIEINGKKVGFRQEPIGQIEIQEVEDEYATGTLKLSKQDAKVEKGMKVKGNLF, from the coding sequence ATGAGAACAAGGTTTTTTTTGGTGCTACATACTATATTTTTAGCATCAATTTTGGGGACAAGTGCTTTTGCACAAACATTTGTAAAAAATGATAAATTCCCAGTATTTACAGCAAAAGATATTAACGGAGAAGAAATAAACTTAAATAATTATATTGAGAAAAACGAACCCGTTTTAGTTATTTTCCTATTCTCTCCCAAAGCAGGCGAAGAAATGGCAACGAAATTATCTGTATTAGACCTTCAATTTGGAGGGAAAAAACTTGAAATTATCGGTATTGGCTGTAAAGAAAATACTGAAGGACTTAAACAATTTGCGAATAGATTGGATTTAAAATTTAAGATTGTATCGGAGCAGGAACTATCCGATAAATCGTGGCTTAGCAAGGTAGATGTCCTTCCTATGATTTTATTTGTTGCTCCACCCTCAATGGTTATTGAAAGAGTTTTAAGGGGAGGAGGACATCAGTTAAGTTTGCTGAAAGAAACTGCGGAATTCTTTTATAGAAAGAAAGATTTAGAGACTGCAAGTAAAATGTTGGATACATCCATTCCGGATGAAAAAACAAATGCTTCACAAGAATTGCAAGAACTTAAAGGATATATTTTGTCTGAACAGGGTAAAATTGATGAGGCAGAAAAAGAGTTCGGGGCGATAAATGCTACAGCAGGTTTAGCAAAACTTGCATATATGAAGGGCGATTACCAAAAAGCAATTGAATATGCAGACCAAGTGCCCGATGATGGTTATGCTCAAACTATTAAGGGTATGGCTCTTTCAAAATTAGGCAAAACTGAAGAAGCCCGAGCAATTCTCCAAAATAATGAAGGCAAAATAAAATACGATTGGATGAAGGCAGAAAACTTAAACGCTCAGGGCAGAATATCTCAAGAAACAGGTGATGATACAAAGGCATTACAAGAATTTGAACAAGCCGTATCGCTCGATCCGATGAATGTTGTGGCTTTGAGTAACAAAGCCGTAGTTCATCAAAAAAAGGGTGAATTGGATAAGGCAAAAGAAATTCTAACCGAAGCAGCGAAGAGGGGAGAAGACCAGGTAACTCAGTTGTTATTACAGCAGATTACTGAACAGATACAAAAAAATAATGATGTAGAAAGACAAAAGGTTATACAGGAACAGATATCGCAATTGACAACTCGGTTTAAAGAATTAAAAGAAAGTGGGGTAATATCTGGTGATACATGGGATACAAAGCCACCCGTAATAGCCTTCTTGAAAGGGAATACCGTTGCACAAGGATTGCTGCTTGACAGAGCAGGAATTGATAGTGCTTTCCAGCGAGAACTCGAAAAAACAGTTAAAAACAAACTTACACCCGTGCAGGTTGTTGAAAGAGAAATGTTGGACAAACTTTTGCAGGAATTACAATTAGGAAGTTCGGATTTAGCCTCTGCAGAAACACAAAGGCAATTGGGAAAAGTTCTCTCAGCACGATTTTTAGGTTTCATAGAGTTTGCTTCATTGGGCAAATCTCCTATGGTATATGTTCGTCTTGTGGATACAGAAACAACAGAAATCGTTGGACAGTGTTCAAGTGTTATTAATGAGAATGATTTAATCACAACCATTCAAAAAATTACTGAAGAAATGGAACAATGCTTCAAAGAAACAAATAGAAATGTTCGAGGAACAGTTATATCTGTATCCGATAACTCTGTAACTGTAAATCTGGGAAAAAATCATGGTATTAAAGAAGGTTGCGTTTTAACTATCTTACGACAAGGGGAACCTATTGAAATCAACGGTAAAAAAGTGGGTTTTAGGCAGGAACCAATTGGACAGATAGAAATACAAGAAGTAGAAGATGAATACGCAACAGGAACACTAAAACTATCTAAACAAGATGCAAAAGTAGAAAAAGGAATGAAAGTAAAGGGAAATCTGTTTTAA